The Armatimonadota bacterium nucleotide sequence GCCATCTGCCTGCGGATCGAAGAGACGACCGAGGACCTCCACAACGCCCGGCTGGAGGAGGAAACCGAGGAGGCGGGCCCCGCGGACGAGGAGTAGGGACATGAGGCGGATCGGGGCGGCGGTGGGCCGGGCCTGGCGGGCGGTGGTACGCTCCGTGCGACGGATCCTCGACCTGCCGGTGGGCGTGGGGCGCGAGGACGACCCTCTGCAGACCCTGTACCACCGCCCGATGCCGCCGCGGCTCCAGGTGAACTGGTGGGCCCTGCTGCTGGGGCCGTTCTGGTACCTGTTCACCGGACTGTGGACCCACGCCCTCATCCTGTTCACCATCGTGCTGTTCAGCGGCGGGCTGC carries:
- a CDS encoding DUF2628 domain-containing protein, encoding MRRIGAAVGRAWRAVVRSVRRILDLPVGVGREDDPLQTLYHRPMPPRLQVNWWALLLGPFWYLFTGLWTHALILFTIVLFSGGLLAPLAWLYAGLKANEDLLEARIVRHSYY